The following coding sequences lie in one Nitrospirota bacterium genomic window:
- a CDS encoding F0F1 ATP synthase subunit alpha, producing the protein MQINIEEISESIKKGIYGFEEKIDVSEIGTVVSVGDGIAKIYGLTDVMAGELLSFPSGIYGMTLNLETDSVGAVLFGDSKSVKETDVVKRTGRIMDVPVGDALLGRVVNAIGMPIDGKGPINTTERRQVDVIAPGIIERKPVHEPLQTGIKAIDAMIPIGRGQRELIIGDRQTGKTSIAVDAIINQKDSGVFCIYVAVGQKNANVVRVAKKLEEYGALDHTIIVNATASEPAPLQYLAPYTGCAMGEYFRDKGKHALIIYDDLSKQAVAYRQLSLLLRRPPGREAFPGDVFFLHSRLLERACKLSDALGAGSLTALPIIETQAGDVSAFIPTNVISITDGQIYLEPDLFYAGIRPAVNVGLSVSRVGSAAQTKAMKQVAGTLRLDLAQFRELAAFAQFGTDLDKATIAQIERGKRMVEILKQSQYAPMPFEEQVLVLFAGAQGHLDDIPVAQLKEFETNLLAFMKSQKPAVLKGIAEKKAIDDELKQNLTDAIKDFKKSFVVNS; encoded by the coding sequence ATGCAGATTAACATTGAAGAGATTAGTGAGTCTATAAAAAAGGGGATTTACGGGTTCGAGGAAAAGATAGACGTAAGTGAAATCGGAACCGTTGTCAGTGTAGGTGACGGTATTGCTAAAATATATGGCCTCACAGATGTTATGGCTGGAGAGTTGTTAAGTTTCCCAAGTGGTATATACGGTATGACGTTAAACCTTGAAACTGATTCCGTAGGCGCCGTGCTCTTTGGTGATTCCAAAAGTGTTAAAGAGACAGATGTCGTAAAACGCACAGGACGCATCATGGACGTCCCTGTCGGAGATGCTCTGTTAGGACGGGTTGTCAACGCTATAGGAATGCCTATTGACGGCAAAGGCCCCATTAATACCACAGAGCGCAGACAAGTTGATGTTATTGCCCCCGGAATTATCGAAAGAAAGCCTGTTCATGAACCCCTTCAGACCGGTATTAAGGCTATTGACGCTATGATTCCTATTGGCCGCGGTCAGAGAGAATTAATCATAGGCGACCGTCAGACCGGTAAAACATCCATAGCGGTTGACGCTATAATTAACCAAAAAGACTCCGGTGTTTTTTGTATATATGTGGCAGTAGGACAAAAAAACGCAAACGTTGTCCGTGTCGCAAAAAAGCTTGAAGAGTATGGAGCGCTTGACCACACAATTATTGTTAACGCAACGGCAAGTGAACCGGCTCCCCTTCAGTACCTTGCCCCATATACCGGGTGTGCGATGGGCGAGTATTTCAGAGACAAGGGAAAACATGCTCTAATCATATATGATGACTTAAGTAAACAGGCAGTTGCATACAGACAGTTGTCACTGTTATTAAGGCGACCGCCGGGACGTGAGGCTTTTCCCGGAGACGTATTTTTCTTACACTCAAGGCTGCTCGAAAGAGCCTGTAAACTTTCCGACGCCCTTGGGGCCGGTTCCCTTACAGCGCTCCCTATCATAGAAACTCAGGCAGGAGACGTTTCTGCCTTTATCCCTACAAATGTTATCTCTATCACTGACGGACAGATTTACCTTGAACCGGATCTCTTTTATGCTGGCATCAGACCTGCCGTTAACGTGGGACTTTCTGTAAGCCGTGTCGGAAGCGCCGCTCAGACCAAAGCCATGAAACAGGTGGCAGGCACTCTCAGGCTTGATCTTGCGCAGTTTAGAGAACTTGCTGCTTTTGCCCAGTTTGGCACAGACCTTGATAAGGCCACAATTGCTCAGATAGAGCGTGGTAAAAGAATGGTTGAAATTCTAAAACAGTCACAGTACGCTCCTATGCCGTTTGAAGAACAGGTGCTTGTGCTTTTTGCAGGCGCTCAGGGACATCTTGACGATATACCGGTTGCACAGTTGAAGGAATTTGAGACTAATTTGCTTGCCTTCATGAAGTCACAAAAGCCAGCGGTACTTAAGGGAATCGCCGAAAAGAAGGCTATTGATGACGAGTTGAAGCAGAACCTTACTGATGCCATTAAGGATTTTAAGAAATCTTTCGTTGTAAATAGTTAA
- the atpG gene encoding ATP synthase F1 subunit gamma gives MGNLREIRNRIESVKNTGKITRAMQMISAAKLRKAQSAMLATRPYSDELDRLITEVIPNVQKESYPLLNQRPKKSVEIMILTSDRGLCGAFNTNVLKETLHLNKELSSQKLSVSLLAMGKKARDGMRRFEIKPRLSWVDFYKQFTFDDVKAVADEIIGRYLNEEIDEFILVYNEFKSMMLQTVKCAKMLPIEAVDTTSEHDNAASQAISKYLYEPSEEEFLKNLLPKYVENRLFKAILESRVSEEASRMMAMENATKNTKELLTALTLQYNKARQATITSELMDIVGGAEAISK, from the coding sequence ATGGGCAATTTAAGAGAAATAAGAAATCGTATAGAGTCGGTTAAAAATACCGGCAAAATCACAAGGGCAATGCAGATGATATCTGCTGCTAAGCTCAGAAAAGCTCAGAGCGCTATGCTTGCCACAAGGCCGTACTCAGACGAGTTGGACAGGCTTATCACTGAGGTTATCCCTAATGTGCAGAAAGAGAGCTATCCACTTTTAAATCAACGGCCAAAGAAATCTGTGGAAATAATGATTCTTACAAGCGACAGAGGTCTCTGCGGTGCATTTAACACAAACGTTCTAAAGGAAACTCTACATCTTAACAAAGAGCTGTCTTCTCAGAAGCTTTCAGTAAGTTTGCTTGCTATGGGGAAAAAGGCGCGGGATGGTATGCGCCGTTTTGAGATAAAGCCGCGGCTTTCCTGGGTGGATTTTTATAAACAATTTACTTTTGACGATGTTAAAGCAGTTGCTGATGAGATAATAGGAAGATATCTTAACGAAGAGATTGACGAGTTCATACTTGTCTATAATGAGTTTAAATCTATGATGCTGCAAACCGTAAAATGTGCTAAAATGCTGCCGATTGAGGCTGTGGATACTACATCTGAGCATGATAATGCTGCTTCACAGGCAATTTCAAAATATCTGTACGAACCCTCTGAGGAGGAGTTTTTAAAAAACCTGCTTCCAAAGTATGTAGAAAACCGGCTGTTTAAGGCTATTTTAGAGTCACGGGTTTCAGAGGAGGCATCACGAATGATGGCTATGGAAAATGCCACTAAAAACACAAAAGAGCTTCTGACCGCATTGACTCTTCAGTACAATAAGGCACGTCAGGCTACCATTACATCAGAGCTTATGGACATTGTGGGCGGCGCTGAGGCTATTAGCAAATAG
- the atpD gene encoding F0F1 ATP synthase subunit beta: MKKGKVAQVIGAVVDIEFDGPLPEILNALLVQRPSVPEKNLQEINLTLEVASHIGDNMVRTIAMSSTDGLVRGMEAVDTGQPITVPVGNEVLGRIINVIGEPIDQKGPINAKEKWAIHRDAPAFVEQEPTTQVFETGVKVFDLMIPFVRGGKVGMFGGAGVGKTVVIMEMIHNIAMVHGGVSVFAGVGERTREGNDLYREMNESGVINKAALVYGQMNEPPGARLRVALTALTSSEYFREQGQDVLLFIDNIFRFTLAGAEVSALLGRMPSAVGYQPNLATDMGELQERITTTKKGSITSMQAIYVPADDLTDPAVATAFTHLDATVVLSRKIAELGIYPAVDPLDSTSRILDPLVLGDEHYAVARRVQMILQRYKELQDIIAILGMEELSEDDKITVSRARKLQRFLSQPFHVAETFTGTPGKYVKLFDTIKGFNAIAEGGYDDMPEQAFWMVGTIEEAEEKAKTLGWSRGK, encoded by the coding sequence ATGAAAAAGGGAAAGGTGGCGCAGGTAATTGGGGCGGTTGTTGATATAGAGTTTGACGGACCTTTGCCTGAAATCCTGAATGCCTTGTTGGTACAAAGACCGTCAGTGCCTGAAAAGAATCTGCAGGAGATAAATTTAACGCTTGAAGTAGCATCCCATATTGGTGACAACATGGTCAGAACCATAGCCATGTCCTCAACCGATGGTCTAGTAAGAGGGATGGAGGCCGTGGACACTGGCCAGCCAATTACGGTGCCTGTTGGTAACGAGGTGTTAGGGCGAATCATAAACGTAATAGGTGAACCGATAGACCAAAAGGGGCCTATAAACGCTAAAGAAAAGTGGGCAATCCACAGGGATGCACCGGCTTTTGTTGAACAGGAGCCTACGACTCAGGTATTTGAAACAGGCGTTAAAGTGTTTGACCTTATGATACCGTTTGTACGGGGTGGTAAGGTTGGAATGTTTGGCGGCGCTGGTGTTGGTAAGACCGTTGTTATCATGGAAATGATTCATAACATAGCTATGGTGCATGGTGGCGTTTCTGTGTTTGCCGGTGTCGGTGAGAGAACCAGAGAGGGAAACGACCTCTACCGCGAAATGAACGAATCCGGAGTTATCAACAAAGCGGCGCTTGTCTATGGGCAGATGAATGAACCCCCGGGTGCAAGACTCAGGGTAGCGCTTACTGCACTTACATCTTCGGAATATTTTAGAGAACAGGGGCAAGATGTGTTGCTCTTTATAGATAATATTTTCAGATTCACACTTGCAGGTGCTGAAGTGTCGGCACTCCTTGGCAGAATGCCATCAGCTGTTGGTTATCAGCCAAACCTAGCCACAGATATGGGTGAGCTTCAGGAGAGAATCACAACCACTAAAAAAGGTTCTATAACCTCAATGCAGGCCATATACGTCCCTGCCGATGACCTTACCGACCCTGCAGTTGCCACAGCCTTTACACATCTTGACGCTACGGTTGTTTTGTCAAGAAAGATTGCCGAGCTTGGCATATATCCCGCTGTTGACCCATTGGATTCCACATCAAGAATTCTTGACCCCCTTGTCTTAGGTGATGAACACTACGCAGTGGCAAGACGAGTACAGATGATTTTGCAGCGGTATAAGGAGCTTCAGGACATTATAGCCATCCTTGGTATGGAGGAGCTCTCAGAAGACGATAAAATAACAGTGTCGCGTGCCAGAAAACTGCAGAGATTTTTGAGTCAGCCATTTCACGTGGCAGAGACTTTTACCGGTACTCCCGGAAAATATGTTAAACTCTTTGACACAATAAAGGGCTTTAACGCTATTGCAGAAGGCGGATACGATGACATGCCTGAACAGGCTTTCTGGATGGTTGGGACCATAGAAGAGGCTGAGGAAAAAGCAAAAACTCTTGGCTGGTCAAGGGGCAAATAA
- a CDS encoding U32 family peptidase — protein MKLPELLAPAGNSEKLRVALHYGADAVYLGLSEFSLRAKSGGFSEFELKNAIELTHRTGKKAYVTINIFPHNRDIGLIKDHISFLAATSPDGLIISDPGVFDMMTKFAPHIPVHISTQANITNYRSAQFWERLGASRLVLSRELSIEEISEIREQVSIELECFVHGSICISYSGRCYISSFLANRSANEGLCTNSCRWQYTLMEEKRPGEYFPVYENQRGSYILSSKDLCMLPHLDRLYRAGVNSFKIEGRMKGINYLGGVTGVYREAIDSLPDILYKVEESWLNTIKMSSNRGFTTGMFLGEHPQNNYNHESSEIYAATHALVGIIRAVNPDGTGEVALRNNLKAGDKIVCQIKNQPNTEFEVSHIKDIEGNEVISAHNEQSVTIPLPAKASVNDLIRRKS, from the coding sequence ATGAAATTACCGGAATTGCTTGCTCCGGCAGGGAATTCAGAAAAGCTCCGAGTGGCTCTGCACTACGGGGCTGATGCAGTGTATTTAGGACTCTCTGAGTTTAGCTTAAGAGCTAAGTCAGGAGGGTTTTCTGAGTTTGAGCTAAAGAACGCCATAGAGTTGACTCACAGAACGGGTAAAAAAGCATACGTCACCATCAACATTTTCCCTCATAACAGAGATATTGGTTTAATAAAAGATCATATCAGTTTTTTGGCAGCCACGTCTCCGGATGGCCTAATAATTTCAGACCCTGGTGTGTTTGATATGATGACAAAGTTTGCCCCTCATATCCCTGTTCACATAAGCACTCAGGCAAACATTACTAATTATAGAAGCGCGCAGTTTTGGGAAAGATTAGGGGCCTCACGTTTGGTGCTTTCAAGGGAGTTATCAATAGAAGAGATTTCAGAGATACGAGAGCAGGTTAGCATAGAGCTTGAGTGCTTTGTTCACGGCTCAATTTGCATATCTTATTCGGGCAGATGTTACATTAGCAGTTTTTTAGCAAACCGCTCAGCTAATGAGGGGCTCTGTACAAATTCCTGCAGGTGGCAATACACGCTTATGGAGGAAAAGCGCCCGGGTGAATACTTTCCCGTCTATGAAAACCAACGCGGTAGCTACATCCTGAGTTCTAAAGACTTATGTATGCTCCCGCATTTGGATAGACTCTACAGGGCTGGTGTCAACTCCTTTAAGATAGAGGGCAGAATGAAGGGAATCAATTATCTCGGAGGTGTAACCGGAGTTTACAGAGAAGCAATAGATTCGCTCCCGGATATTCTGTACAAAGTAGAGGAATCATGGTTAAATACTATTAAAATGTCATCAAACAGGGGCTTTACAACAGGCATGTTTTTGGGAGAGCATCCTCAGAATAATTATAATCACGAAAGTTCCGAAATATATGCGGCAACACACGCACTTGTTGGTATAATCAGAGCAGTCAACCCTGATGGCACTGGGGAGGTTGCACTTAGAAATAATTTAAAAGCCGGTGACAAAATTGTTTGTCAAATTAAAAATCAACCAAACACAGAATTTGAAGTCTCTCACATAAAAGATATAGAAGGAAATGAGGTAATATCAGCTCATAATGAACAGTCAGTAACTATTCCCTTACCAGCCAAAGCGTCAGTAAACGACTTAATTCGTCGAAAAAGTTAA
- the cobD gene encoding cobalamin biosynthesis protein CobD yields MNNTTLLTAFVIDLMIGDPGWIPHPVRAIGVLIERSEKILRNFTKTKRGEFFCGAVMAIFVVLITYVVFYLMSYWINTVFGNYFIASNRIALSDIIIGVIGSFSLAYTGLRDSVVIILKRLMAGDTEGARNALSSIVGRDTKRLDSDGIVRAAIESLSENLSDGVIAPMFYLAIGGLPLAFAYKAINTIDSMVGYKNDRYLYFGRFGAKLDDVANYIPARLTALFIIAGTIALKLPLMIQYSLICIVKRAGGTKSRMVKNRRLSIRNSMKVLLRDGGKHPSPNAGRPEAAMAGALSIALGGASYYGGKVVVKPVIGSADETVDFTKIYDALNISFLAALIGFVSIAALSVFLRVSVS; encoded by the coding sequence ATGAATAACACAACTCTTCTAACAGCATTTGTTATTGACCTAATGATTGGCGACCCCGGGTGGATTCCACATCCTGTAAGAGCGATAGGGGTTTTGATTGAACGCTCAGAAAAAATTCTCCGGAATTTCACAAAAACAAAGCGAGGTGAGTTTTTTTGTGGAGCTGTCATGGCTATATTTGTAGTTTTAATAACTTATGTAGTTTTTTATTTAATGTCTTACTGGATAAATACTGTCTTTGGCAATTACTTTATAGCTAGCAACAGAATTGCTCTTTCAGATATAATTATTGGCGTTATTGGTTCATTTTCATTGGCATATACCGGACTCAGGGACTCAGTGGTTATTATATTAAAGCGGTTAATGGCTGGCGATACTGAGGGAGCACGAAATGCTCTGAGCTCTATCGTGGGGCGTGATACAAAACGGCTGGACTCTGATGGAATAGTGAGAGCTGCAATAGAGAGTCTTTCAGAAAATCTCTCAGACGGTGTGATTGCCCCCATGTTTTATTTAGCAATCGGTGGACTGCCTTTAGCGTTTGCATATAAGGCTATAAACACAATTGACTCTATGGTTGGGTATAAAAATGACAGGTATCTATATTTTGGGAGATTTGGGGCAAAACTGGACGATGTGGCAAATTATATACCAGCGCGTTTAACAGCTTTATTTATTATTGCTGGCACTATTGCATTAAAGTTACCACTTATGATACAATATTCGTTAATTTGTATAGTTAAAAGAGCTGGGGGTACAAAGAGTCGGATGGTAAAGAATCGTCGGCTGTCTATTCGTAACAGTATGAAGGTATTATTAAGAGATGGCGGTAAGCATCCAAGCCCAAATGCCGGGAGGCCTGAGGCTGCTATGGCAGGTGCGCTTTCAATTGCCCTTGGTGGGGCTTCATACTATGGCGGCAAAGTAGTTGTCAAGCCTGTCATTGGAAGTGCTGATGAGACAGTTGATTTTACAAAAATATACGATGCACTGAATATTTCATTTTTAGCGGCATTAATCGGGTTTGTCTCGATTGCAGCATTATCAGTTTTTCTGAGGGTATCAGTATCTTGA
- a CDS encoding L,D-transpeptidase family protein, giving the protein MLNKLLYITASVVSLLFCGNLYANDGGNAKQQSHIDSLSGNVFTDNNNNFNVILVDKHTSTLYSVIVKDTVPYIVQDYKVITGGNNGSKVKEGDLKTPEGFYFVTKYIPPDKLDHKLFGDGALTLNYPNIVDKNMGRTGHGIWIHGMGEERNDNKTKGCVALQNKDFEQLKTFLILGTPVIISEHLHFLNKDEYMKKKKKYMDIFKKFITSWEKGDYEGFASFFDTKFKGEANGNTAQQYLAEKKKLMKIYPHRKVVTSDLNIFTENSSAIMYKFNQLYCADNVLSYGTKLLYLTGGGARGDEYKVVAEEFNKMDVDPIIAQHVTHLVSKWRAAWAAKDIEKYMSHYSAAFSSDGMNAKQWKAHKKGLFKASRSLKVHIKDIKFKVLSGKRIEVTFIQEYTSDTVSDKGLKTLVLHGCPGDYKIIEESWRHI; this is encoded by the coding sequence ATGTTAAACAAGCTGCTCTATATTACAGCATCGGTAGTTTCTTTGTTGTTTTGTGGTAATTTGTACGCAAATGACGGCGGGAATGCCAAACAGCAGTCGCATATAGATTCTCTTTCCGGAAATGTCTTTACAGATAACAACAATAATTTTAATGTAATACTCGTAGATAAGCATACAAGCACTCTTTACTCTGTAATAGTTAAAGACACAGTTCCATACATAGTGCAGGACTATAAGGTAATCACAGGCGGAAATAACGGCTCAAAGGTAAAAGAGGGGGATTTGAAAACCCCTGAAGGCTTTTATTTTGTAACAAAGTATATTCCTCCGGATAAGCTGGACCATAAACTGTTTGGTGATGGAGCGTTAACACTGAATTATCCCAACATAGTGGACAAAAACATGGGACGCACTGGGCATGGCATATGGATTCACGGCATGGGTGAAGAGAGAAACGACAACAAGACCAAAGGCTGTGTTGCACTTCAGAACAAGGATTTCGAGCAGTTGAAAACCTTTCTTATACTGGGCACACCGGTAATTATCTCTGAGCATCTTCATTTCCTTAACAAAGACGAGTACATGAAAAAGAAAAAGAAATACATGGATATATTCAAAAAATTTATAACCAGTTGGGAGAAGGGAGATTACGAGGGTTTTGCCAGTTTTTTTGATACAAAGTTTAAAGGAGAGGCTAATGGCAACACTGCCCAACAGTATTTAGCTGAAAAAAAGAAGCTTATGAAGATATACCCTCACAGAAAAGTGGTAACCTCCGACTTAAACATTTTTACAGAGAATTCAAGTGCGATAATGTACAAGTTTAATCAGCTCTACTGTGCCGATAATGTGCTTTCCTATGGTACAAAGCTCCTGTATTTGACGGGCGGGGGTGCGCGTGGTGATGAGTATAAGGTGGTTGCTGAGGAATTCAACAAAATGGATGTTGATCCGATAATAGCCCAGCATGTAACCCATCTTGTGTCCAAATGGAGGGCAGCCTGGGCTGCAAAAGATATTGAAAAGTATATGAGTCATTACTCAGCAGCGTTTTCATCTGACGGTATGAATGCAAAACAGTGGAAAGCTCATAAGAAGGGGTTATTTAAGGCTTCACGAAGTTTAAAGGTACACATAAAGGATATAAAATTCAAGGTTCTCTCAGGTAAGCGGATAGAGGTAACTTTCATACAGGAGTACACCTCTGACACAGTTTCAGATAAGGGCCTAAAAACATTAGTGCTGCATGGCTGTCCGGGTGATTATAAGATAATCGAGGAAAGCTGGAGACACATCTAA
- the cyoE gene encoding protoheme IX farnesyltransferase: protein MTRYRTIVRDHVVLMKPGIVLLVLVTALNGMYMAQRGFPTFHLILPTMLGIGLSAAGSAVLNNFFDKDIDSLMKRTMVRAIPQGRIYPTSALIFGLVLIVTAITIFLIYINTLSAILTFISAFIYVIPYTVLMKRRTHLVTHVGSITGALPPVIGYVAVKGIVDIQAFVLFAIMFIWQHPHFWAYALKYKEDYSRAGIPILPISKGIMKTKTLTLIYTIILLPLSVLPYFLAMAGYIYLITSTVLGIIYIVFAVKFYFSESKSDKILFVYSIIYITIVFIVLVMDMIK, encoded by the coding sequence ATGACAAGATACAGAACAATAGTCAGAGACCATGTGGTTCTTATGAAGCCCGGCATCGTGCTGCTTGTTCTGGTAACGGCCTTAAACGGTATGTATATGGCTCAGAGGGGATTCCCAACGTTTCATCTCATCCTGCCCACGATGCTTGGGATAGGGCTTTCGGCTGCCGGTTCTGCTGTTTTAAATAACTTTTTTGATAAAGACATAGACTCTCTGATGAAGCGTACGATGGTCAGAGCTATTCCACAAGGACGCATCTATCCCACATCGGCACTGATATTTGGCCTGGTGCTTATAGTTACCGCAATTACAATTTTTTTGATTTATATAAACACTCTCTCTGCCATCCTTACGTTTATAAGTGCGTTTATATATGTTATCCCGTACACGGTGTTAATGAAACGGCGCACTCACCTTGTCACTCACGTAGGTAGCATCACCGGAGCACTTCCCCCTGTCATTGGCTATGTGGCAGTTAAAGGAATAGTGGATATTCAGGCATTTGTACTGTTTGCCATTATGTTTATATGGCAGCATCCCCACTTCTGGGCCTATGCACTTAAGTATAAGGAGGATTACTCACGGGCAGGGATTCCCATTCTACCAATTTCAAAGGGTATTATGAAAACCAAAACCTTAACTCTGATTTACACCATTATACTTTTGCCCCTTAGTGTGCTACCGTATTTTTTGGCTATGGCTGGCTACATATATCTCATCACAAGTACAGTGCTTGGAATTATCTATATTGTGTTTGCTGTTAAGTTTTATTTCTCAGAAAGTAAAAGTGACAAAATACTGTTTGTGTACTCAATTATCTATATAACTATTGTCTTTATTGTGCTCGTAATGGATATGATTAAGTAG
- a CDS encoding AAA family ATPase — MLTRFKVSGFKNLVDVDIRFGPFTCIAGANGVGKSNLFDAILFF, encoded by the coding sequence TTGCTAACAAGATTTAAAGTATCCGGGTTTAAAAACCTTGTAGATGTTGACATTAGGTTTGGACCTTTTACGTGTATAGCCGGAGCTAATGGTGTCGGGAAATCAAACCTGTTCGATGCCATCCTTTTTTTTTAG
- a CDS encoding AAA family ATPase produces the protein MPSFFFSSLAEIPFVDAAMSVRDENGRATDVKSIFHRSGNSTDNVITMEAEMIVPEADIDDPGQNAKASITFLRYSIELGLNENEDTGSQGNIQLFKEELYRIKKGDASKHLLFPHKKSWRDSVITTASKGGSPFISTDKSGSDDSIKIHQDRGDNKGGGRTGSVLAKNLTKTVLSTLTNAAETRTAIIAKREMQSWRLLLLEPTALRKPDKFNAPKKLGSDGSHLPSTLYHLPRTRENFNKENQVEIENQVYTEVANRLSELIDNVYEISVDRDEKRELLTLVLTDRSGSTFAARDLSDGTLRFLAASVLELDTQAQGLICLEEPENGIHPERIPAMIRLLKDIATDTEFPEGSDNPLRQVIINTHSPAVVAQVPDDCLIIAQLRENKRDNNRFKSVRFSCLDQTWRAEKQKGIEIVNKGKLLSYLNPVAAKDEKMEEGQRVIDRDDMQQLLH, from the coding sequence ATGCCATCCTTTTTTTTTAGTTCTCTTGCCGAAATACCATTTGTTGACGCAGCTATGTCGGTTCGAGATGAAAATGGCAGAGCTACGGATGTAAAAAGCATATTTCACAGATCGGGCAATTCTACAGATAATGTGATTACAATGGAAGCAGAGATGATAGTTCCTGAAGCAGACATTGACGATCCTGGTCAGAATGCAAAGGCAAGTATTACGTTTCTTAGATATTCTATCGAACTTGGCCTTAATGAAAATGAAGACACAGGCTCTCAAGGCAATATTCAGCTGTTCAAAGAGGAACTTTATCGCATAAAAAAGGGTGATGCCTCCAAACATCTGCTCTTTCCACATAAAAAGTCTTGGCGTGATTCTGTAATTACAACAGCAAGTAAAGGGGGAAGCCCATTTATTTCAACTGATAAAAGCGGTTCAGATGATAGTATAAAAATACATCAGGATCGTGGAGATAATAAGGGAGGCGGAAGAACTGGTTCAGTTTTAGCTAAAAATCTAACCAAAACCGTACTATCCACTTTAACAAATGCAGCTGAGACACGCACTGCAATAATAGCAAAAAGAGAGATGCAGTCATGGAGATTATTGCTCCTTGAGCCAACTGCTCTCCGTAAACCCGATAAATTTAATGCGCCAAAAAAGTTAGGCTCTGATGGCTCTCACCTTCCATCAACGTTATACCATTTGCCGCGAACGAGAGAGAATTTTAATAAAGAAAATCAGGTTGAGATCGAAAATCAGGTTTACACAGAGGTTGCAAACCGGCTCTCAGAGTTAATAGATAACGTCTATGAAATTAGTGTTGACCGTGACGAAAAACGTGAGCTGCTTACGCTTGTACTCACTGATCGAAGTGGTTCCACTTTTGCAGCAAGAGATCTGTCCGATGGAACCCTCCGTTTTCTGGCTGCATCAGTGCTTGAGTTGGATACTCAGGCGCAAGGACTCATCTGTTTGGAGGAGCCAGAAAATGGTATTCATCCTGAACGGATTCCGGCAATGATAAGGCTGCTTAAAGATATAGCCACTGACACTGAATTCCCCGAAGGCTCTGATAATCCGCTTCGTCAAGTCATAATAAACACTCACTCACCAGCCGTTGTTGCTCAGGTTCCAGATGACTGCCTGATTATTGCACAACTTAGAGAAAACAAACGTGATAATAACCGTTTTAAAAGTGTTCGTTTTAGCTGTTTAGATCAAACATGGAGAGCTGAAAAGCAGAAAGGAATTGAAATCGTTAATAAAGGGAAGCTGCTTTCGTATTTAAACCCTGTAGCTGCAAAAGATGAGAAAATGGAAGAGGGGCAACGGGTAATAGACAGAGATGACATGCAGCAATTGCTTCACTAA
- a CDS encoding transposase codes for MQIFIDELAYRHPNHRVVMILDNAGWHKTKSLKIPSNMKFKYLPPYSPELNPVEHIWDDFREKYFHSHFFDCFDSFENHFEKSLFDLENNKERVLSTVVWPWIINALMN; via the coding sequence ATGCAGATTTTCATTGATGAGCTCGCATATAGGCATCCCAACCACAGAGTAGTCATGATACTTGATAACGCAGGTTGGCACAAGACAAAATCTCTTAAGATTCCATCCAATATGAAATTTAAGTATCTCCCCCCATATTCACCAGAACTTAATCCTGTTGAACATATATGGGATGATTTCCGTGAAAAATATTTCCATAGTCACTTTTTTGATTGTTTCGACTCTTTTGAAAATCACTTTGAAAAATCATTGTTTGACTTAGAAAATAATAAAGAGCGGGTACTCTCTACTGTTGTCTGGCCCTGGATTATTAATGCTCTCATGAATTAG
- the kdpC gene encoding potassium-transporting ATPase subunit KdpC, with product MMAVLRTSIVSLVVFTVILGIIYPLAMTGIAQAVFPDKANGSIIVKNGKTVGSSLIGQPFSTPGYFWSRPSATTPYPYNAASSSGSNLGQNNPDLQKALADRISALKAADPENTKPIPMDLITSSGSGLDPHISPAAALYQIHRVAKYRGLSESIVASLVEKHSEPRQFGIFGDPVINVVKLNMALDELNTR from the coding sequence ATTATGGCAGTTTTACGGACTTCAATTGTTTCGCTGGTTGTTTTTACGGTTATTTTAGGGATTATTTATCCTCTTGCTATGACAGGGATTGCTCAGGCTGTGTTTCCGGATAAGGCAAATGGGAGCATTATAGTAAAAAACGGAAAAACAGTCGGCTCTTCTCTCATCGGACAGCCATTTAGCACACCAGGGTATTTTTGGAGCAGACCGTCTGCAACGACCCCGTATCCGTACAATGCTGCATCCTCATCGGGTTCAAACCTTGGCCAGAACAATCCAGATCTTCAAAAAGCGCTTGCCGACAGGATTTCAGCGTTAAAGGCGGCTGACCCGGAAAACACCAAACCAATCCCGATGGATCTTATCACGTCATCAGGAAGTGGACTTGACCCGCACATAAGCCCTGCGGCAGCACTTTATCAGATACACCGGGTGGCAAAATACAGAGGGCTGAGTGAATCCATCGTTGCATCCCTTGTTGAGAAACACTCTGAGCCGCGGCAGTTTGGAATTTTTGGAGACCCTGTCATTAACGTTGTGAAGTTAAATATGGCTTTGGATGAGTTAAATACCAGGTAG